From Nicotiana tabacum cultivar K326 chromosome 22, ASM71507v2, whole genome shotgun sequence, one genomic window encodes:
- the LOC107762606 gene encoding abscisic acid receptor PYR1-like, with product MEQSESSTTHVHQQHQEPEEEPNGSSNTTHHLTVPPGLTPEEFDELKSSVTEFHTYRVNSATQCSSLLAQRIHAPPHIVWSVVRRFDKPQIYKHFIKSCSVGENFSIAVGATRYVNVISGLPADTSTERLNILDDEKYVTGFSIIGGEHRLRNYRSVTTVHGFDQQRDGKISTVVLESYVVDVPEGNTEEDTRLFADTVVKLNLQKLGSVAEAIARGGNGVV from the coding sequence ATGGAGCAATCTGAGAGCTCAACGACCCACGTTCATCAGCAGCATCAAGAGCCCGAAGAAGAACCAAACGGGTCATCAAACACGACCCATCACTTAACGGTTCCACCCGGTTTGACACCAGAAGAATTCGATGAGCTAAAATCAAGTGTGACTGAGTTCCACACATACCGAGTCAACTCAGCCACACAATGCTCTTCCCTACTCGCACAACGCATCCACGCGCCGCCGCACATCGTCTGGTCCGTCGTCCGCCGTTTCGACAAACCCCAGATATACAAACACTTCATCAAGAGCTGTTCCGTCGGAGAAAACTTCTCCATCGCTGTGGGTGCCACGCGTTACGTCAACGTCATCTCCGGTTTACCGGCGGATACAAGTACTGAGAGGCTTAATATTTTGGATGATGAAAAGTACGTTACGGGTTTCAGTATAATTGGTGGGGAACATAGGTTGAGGAATTACAGGTCAGTTACTACTGTACATGGATTCGATCAGCAACGCGATGGGAAAATCTCGACCGTTGTTTTGGAATCTTACGTTGTTGATGTACCTGAAGGGAATACTGAAGAAGACACTCGTCTTTTTGCTGATACAGTCGTCAAGTTGAATCTTCAGAAATTGGGCTCCGTCGCTGAAGCTATAGCTCGTGGAGGCAACGGTGTCGTTTGA
- the LOC142175746 gene encoding uncharacterized protein LOC142175746, protein MEIPQFQHIIQYLWSQNYDGTHVHHIWSKLKVMKTQLKDTNTYMASYKQKLEQVRKKLDIVQNQIQQDPLAQDLFDLEKDTLADIKKWNNIEEQVMRQKSKACWIECGDANTKYFHAQWKIRSSQNSIASIYTDRGIKLTDPKLVEQEFIRVFQSLMGDCVAEIPYTNTAIIKEGPCLNISQQRDLIRDVTNE, encoded by the coding sequence ATGGAGATTCCACAATTCCAACATATTATTCAGTATCTTTGGAGTCAGAATTATGATGGAACACATGTGCATCATATCTGGAGTAAGCTGAAGGTTATGAAGACACAGCTGAAAGACACTAATACTTATATGGCTTCATATAAACAAAAGCTTGAGCAGGTAAGAAAAAAATTGGATATTGTTCAGAACCAAATTCAGCAAGATCCTCTAGCACAGGACTTATTCGATTTAGAGAAAGACACACTAGCTGACATTAAGAAATGGAACAATATTGAGGAACAAGTAATGAGGCAGAAGTCCAAGGCTTGCTGGATTGAATGTGGTGATGCAAATACAAAGTATTTTCATGCTCAATGGAAGATTAGATCCAGTCAGAATAGTATAGCATCCATATATACTGATAGAGGAATAAAGTTAACAGATCCCAAATTGGTTGAGCAGGAATTCATCAGAGTGTTTCAATCCTTGATGGGAGATTGTGTTGCTGAAATACCTTATACAAACACAGCTATAATCAAGGAAGGACCATGCTTAAATATATCACAACAAAGAGATTTGATTCGGGATGTTACAAATGAGTAA